One Streptomyces sp. R28 DNA window includes the following coding sequences:
- the cydB gene encoding cytochrome d ubiquinol oxidase subunit II yields MELHDVWFVLIAVLWIGYFFLEGFDFGVGVLTKLLARNRPERRVLINTIGPVWDGNEVWLLSAGGATFAAFPEWYATLFSGFYLPLLLILVCLIVRGVAFEYRAKRPEENWQRNWEQAIFWCSLIPAFLWGVAFGNIVRGVKIDQNFEYVGTLWDLLNPYALLGGLVTLTLFTFHGAVFTALKTVGEIRERARTLALRVGLAAAVLALIFLLWTQVKNGDGKSLVALIVAVAALVAALVANQAGREGWSFAFSGVTIVAAVAMLFLTLFPNVMPSSLNDEWSLTVTNASSSPYTLKIMTWCAVIATPIVMLYQGWTYWVFRKRIGTQHIAAEAAAGATH; encoded by the coding sequence ATGGAACTTCACGACGTCTGGTTCGTCCTGATCGCCGTCCTGTGGATCGGCTACTTCTTCCTGGAGGGGTTCGACTTCGGGGTCGGGGTCCTCACCAAGCTGCTCGCCCGTAACCGGCCCGAGCGGCGGGTGCTGATCAACACCATCGGTCCCGTCTGGGACGGCAACGAGGTGTGGTTGCTCTCGGCCGGCGGTGCGACCTTCGCTGCCTTCCCTGAGTGGTACGCCACGCTCTTCTCCGGGTTCTACCTGCCCTTGCTGCTCATCCTGGTCTGCCTGATCGTCCGGGGCGTGGCCTTCGAGTACCGGGCCAAGCGGCCCGAGGAGAACTGGCAGCGCAACTGGGAGCAAGCCATCTTCTGGTGCTCGCTGATCCCGGCGTTCTTGTGGGGTGTGGCCTTCGGCAACATCGTGCGGGGCGTGAAGATCGACCAGAACTTCGAGTATGTCGGCACCTTGTGGGACCTGCTCAATCCGTACGCGCTCCTCGGCGGTCTGGTGACGCTGACGCTGTTCACCTTCCACGGTGCGGTGTTCACCGCGCTCAAGACCGTCGGGGAGATCCGGGAGCGGGCGCGGACGCTGGCCCTGCGGGTCGGTCTCGCCGCCGCCGTGCTGGCGCTGATCTTCCTGCTCTGGACGCAGGTCAAGAACGGCGACGGCAAGAGCCTGGTCGCGCTGATCGTGGCCGTTGCGGCTCTGGTCGCCGCGCTCGTGGCGAACCAGGCCGGGCGTGAGGGATGGTCGTTCGCCTTCTCCGGCGTCACCATCGTGGCCGCCGTGGCGATGCTCTTCCTGACGCTCTTCCCGAACGTCATGCCGTCCTCGCTCAATGACGAGTGGAGCCTCACGGTCACCAACGCCTCGTCGAGCCCCTACACGCTGAAGATCATGACCTGGTGCGCGGTGATCGCCACACCGATCGTCATGCTCTACCAGGGCTGGACCTACTGGGTGTTCCGTAAGCGGATCGGCACGCAGCACATCGCTGCGGAGGCCGCTGCGGGGGCCACGCACTGA
- a CDS encoding cytochrome ubiquinol oxidase subunit I: MDLALAPETLARWQFGITTVYHFLFVPLTISLAALTAGLQTAWVRTEKEKYLRATKFWGKLFLINIAMGVVTGIVQEFQFGMNWSDYSRFVGDVFGAPLAFEALIAFFFESTFIGLWIFGWDKLPKKIHLACMWMVSIGTILSAYFILAANSWMQHPVGYRINEAKGRAELTDFWLVLTQNTALAQAFHTLSAAFLTGGAFMVGISAFHLLRKKHIRDMKTSLRLGLVTVVIGGMLTAISGDVLGKIMYEQQPMKMAAAEALWDGEEPAPFSVFAVGDVDKGHNKVAIEIPGLLSFLAKDDFTSYVPGINDVNKAEQEKYGPGDYRPNIPVAYWGFRWMIGFGMASFAIGLAGLWLTRKKFMLPQHLRVGDDEVPHLVLLPKKALGPKLTQWYWRIAIWTLAFPLIANSWGWIFTEMGRQPWVVYGVLRTRDAVSPGVSQGEILTSMIVFTTLYAILAVVEVKLLVKYVKAGPPELTEADLNPPTKIGGDDRDADKPMAFSY, from the coding sequence GTGGACCTGGCTTTGGCGCCGGAGACTCTGGCGCGCTGGCAGTTCGGTATCACCACCGTCTACCACTTTCTGTTCGTCCCTCTGACGATCTCGCTGGCCGCCCTGACGGCCGGGCTGCAGACCGCCTGGGTGCGCACGGAGAAGGAGAAGTACCTCAGAGCGACGAAGTTCTGGGGCAAGCTCTTCCTGATCAACATCGCGATGGGTGTGGTCACCGGCATCGTGCAGGAGTTCCAGTTCGGCATGAACTGGTCCGACTACTCCCGCTTCGTCGGTGACGTCTTCGGCGCTCCGCTCGCCTTCGAGGCTCTGATCGCCTTCTTCTTCGAGTCCACCTTCATCGGCCTGTGGATCTTCGGCTGGGACAAGCTGCCGAAGAAGATCCACCTGGCCTGTATGTGGATGGTCTCCATCGGCACGATCCTGTCGGCGTACTTCATCCTCGCGGCCAACTCGTGGATGCAGCACCCGGTCGGCTACCGGATCAACGAGGCGAAGGGACGGGCCGAGCTCACCGACTTCTGGCTCGTACTGACCCAGAACACCGCCCTCGCGCAGGCCTTCCACACCCTGTCGGCGGCGTTCCTGACCGGCGGCGCGTTCATGGTCGGCATCTCCGCCTTCCACCTGCTGCGCAAGAAGCACATCCGCGACATGAAGACCTCGCTCAGGCTCGGCCTGGTCACCGTCGTCATCGGCGGCATGCTCACCGCGATCAGCGGCGATGTCCTCGGCAAGATCATGTACGAGCAGCAGCCGATGAAGATGGCCGCGGCCGAGGCGCTGTGGGACGGCGAGGAGCCGGCACCCTTCTCGGTCTTCGCCGTCGGCGATGTGGACAAGGGCCATAACAAGGTCGCCATCGAGATTCCGGGCCTGCTGTCCTTCCTGGCCAAGGACGACTTCACCTCGTACGTCCCCGGCATCAACGACGTCAACAAGGCCGAGCAGGAGAAGTACGGTCCGGGCGACTACCGGCCCAACATCCCCGTCGCCTACTGGGGCTTCCGCTGGATGATCGGCTTCGGCATGGCGTCGTTCGCCATCGGCCTGGCCGGGCTCTGGCTGACCCGCAAGAAGTTCATGCTGCCGCAGCACCTGAGGGTCGGCGACGACGAGGTGCCGCATCTGGTGCTGCTCCCGAAGAAGGCGCTCGGCCCGAAGCTGACGCAGTGGTACTGGCGCATCGCGATCTGGACCCTGGCCTTCCCACTGATCGCCAACTCCTGGGGCTGGATCTTCACCGAGATGGGCCGCCAGCCCTGGGTCGTCTATGGCGTTCTGCGCACCCGTGACGCGGTCTCCCCCGGCGTCTCTCAAGGCGAAATCCTCACCTCGATGATCGTCTTCACCACGCTCTACGCCATCCTCGCCGTCGTCGAGGTCAAGCTCCTCGTGAAGTACGTCAAGGCCGGCCCGCCCGAGCTGACGGAGGCAGACCTGAACCCGCCCACGAAGATCGGCGGCGACGACCGTGACGCCGACAAGCCGATGGCCTTCTCCTACTAG
- a CDS encoding cyclophilin-like fold protein, translating to MQTQTPQRIRISWPAGHLTAALDDTPTTQALAKALPLVSTARTWGEEVYFDTGVAVPRETNARQVVDPGTVAFWTDGDALALPYGPTPISRGDECRLASPCNVLGHVDGDPRLLATVRDGDPVRVELVDA from the coding sequence ATGCAGACACAGACACCCCAACGGATACGGATCTCCTGGCCCGCGGGTCACCTCACCGCGGCCCTCGACGACACCCCGACCACGCAAGCCCTCGCCAAGGCCCTCCCGCTCGTCTCCACCGCCCGCACGTGGGGCGAGGAGGTCTACTTCGACACGGGCGTCGCCGTTCCACGTGAAACCAACGCCCGACAGGTCGTCGACCCGGGCACGGTCGCCTTCTGGACGGACGGCGACGCGCTCGCCCTCCCCTATGGGCCCACACCGATCTCGCGGGGCGACGAGTGCCGCCTCGCGAGCCCGTGCAACGTCCTCGGCCACGTAGACGGCGACCCCCGCCTGCTGGCGACCGTCCGCGACGGCGACCCCGTGCGCGTGGAGCTCGTGGACGCCTGA
- the hisC gene encoding histidinol-phosphate transaminase, translating to MSETSPKLRAELAGIPTYKPGKPAAAGGPVAYKLSSNENPYPPLPGVMESVTAAASSFNRYPDMMCTALMSELSERYGVPISHLATGTGSVGVAQQLIQATAGPGDEVIYGWRSFEAYPIITQISGATSVKVPLTPGDVYDLDAMAAAITDRTRLIFVCNPNNPTGTVVKRAELERFLDRVPGDVLVVLDEAYREFIRDPEVPDGVEIYRERPNVCVLRTFSKAYGLAGLRVGFAIAHEPVAAALRKTAVPFGVSQLAQDAAIASLRAEDELLGRVGSLVCERNRVVDGLRAQGWTVPETQANFVWLRLGERTVDFAAACEQHGVVVRPFPGEGVRVTVGEAEANDIFLKVAEGFRKEL from the coding sequence GTGAGCGAGACGAGCCCCAAGCTGCGCGCGGAGCTGGCGGGGATCCCCACCTACAAGCCAGGCAAGCCTGCCGCGGCCGGTGGTCCGGTGGCCTACAAGCTGTCTTCCAACGAGAACCCCTATCCGCCGCTGCCCGGCGTGATGGAGTCCGTGACGGCCGCCGCCTCGTCCTTCAACCGCTACCCGGACATGATGTGCACGGCGCTGATGAGCGAGTTGTCGGAGCGCTACGGAGTGCCGATCTCTCACCTGGCCACCGGCACCGGCTCGGTCGGCGTCGCCCAGCAGCTGATTCAGGCCACGGCCGGCCCCGGCGACGAGGTCATCTACGGCTGGCGGTCCTTCGAGGCGTACCCGATCATCACGCAGATCAGCGGTGCCACGTCCGTGAAGGTGCCGCTGACCCCGGGCGATGTGTACGACCTGGACGCGATGGCCGCCGCCATCACCGACCGGACCAGGCTGATCTTCGTCTGCAACCCCAACAACCCGACGGGCACGGTCGTGAAGCGGGCCGAGCTGGAGCGGTTCCTCGACCGGGTGCCCGGCGATGTGCTGGTGGTGCTCGACGAGGCGTACCGCGAGTTCATCCGCGACCCCGAGGTGCCGGACGGTGTGGAGATCTACCGTGAGCGGCCGAACGTCTGTGTCCTGCGGACGTTTTCCAAGGCGTACGGCCTCGCCGGCCTCCGTGTCGGCTTCGCGATCGCCCATGAGCCGGTCGCGGCGGCGCTGCGCAAGACGGCCGTGCCCTTCGGGGTGAGCCAGCTCGCGCAGGACGCGGCCATCGCCTCACTGCGTGCCGAGGACGAACTGCTCGGCCGGGTGGGCTCGTTGGTGTGCGAGCGCAACCGCGTGGTCGACGGGCTGCGCGCCCAGGGCTGGACGGTGCCCGAGACTCAGGCCAACTTCGTGTGGCTGCGGCTGGGGGAGCGCACGGTGGACTTCGCGGCGGCGTGTGAGCAGCACGGCGTGGTGGTCCGACCGTTCCCGGGCGAGGGTGTGCGGGTGACGGTCGGGGAGGCCGAGGCGAACGACATCTTCCTGAAGGTGGCGGAAGGGTTCCGCAAGGAGCTGTAG
- a CDS encoding LacI family DNA-binding transcriptional regulator: MTAAGKHQVSRAETSRRGSRPSRAGIRDVAAAAGVSITTVSDALNGKGRLPDATRRHVREVADRLGYRPSAAARTLRTGKSGLIGLTVTTYGDEPFTFTEFAYFAEMARAATSAALARGYALVILPATSRHDVWSNVALDGTVVIDPSDQDPVVSELVRQGLPVVSDGRPAGSLPVTAWVDNDHEAAVLGILDHLADAGARRIGLLTGTTTDTYTHLSTTAYLRWCERVGQDPVYEAYPAHDPCAGAVAADRLLARPDRPDAVYGLFDPNGTDLLAAARRYGLRVPDDLLLVCCSESTVYANTEPPITTLSLKPRRIGTAVVQLLIDAIEGVESDRPVEQVIPTELIVRTSSQRRPPRTTVSPPRSPEER, translated from the coding sequence ATGACAGCAGCAGGGAAGCACCAGGTGAGCCGCGCGGAAACCTCACGCCGAGGCAGCCGGCCCAGCCGGGCGGGCATCAGAGACGTGGCCGCCGCCGCCGGGGTCTCCATCACAACCGTCTCCGACGCCCTCAACGGCAAGGGCCGGCTCCCCGACGCCACCCGACGCCATGTCCGAGAGGTCGCCGACCGGCTGGGCTACCGGCCCTCGGCCGCCGCCCGGACACTCCGTACCGGCAAATCAGGTCTCATCGGCCTGACCGTGACGACGTACGGGGATGAACCTTTCACCTTCACCGAGTTCGCGTACTTCGCGGAAATGGCCCGCGCCGCCACCTCGGCCGCGCTCGCCCGCGGCTACGCCCTCGTGATCCTCCCCGCGACCTCGCGCCACGACGTCTGGTCGAACGTCGCCCTCGACGGCACGGTCGTCATCGACCCGTCCGACCAGGACCCGGTCGTCAGCGAACTGGTCAGGCAGGGCCTACCGGTCGTCTCCGACGGCCGCCCGGCCGGTTCGCTCCCGGTCACCGCCTGGGTCGACAACGACCACGAGGCCGCCGTACTCGGCATCCTCGACCACCTGGCCGACGCAGGCGCCCGCCGGATCGGTCTACTCACGGGCACCACCACGGACACGTACACCCACCTGTCGACCACCGCCTACCTGCGCTGGTGCGAGCGGGTCGGCCAGGATCCGGTGTACGAGGCCTACCCGGCGCACGACCCGTGCGCGGGCGCCGTCGCCGCCGACCGGCTGCTCGCCCGCCCCGACCGCCCCGACGCCGTCTACGGCCTGTTCGACCCGAACGGCACCGACCTGCTCGCCGCCGCCCGCCGCTACGGCCTGCGCGTACCGGACGACCTGCTTCTGGTCTGCTGCAGCGAGTCGACCGTGTACGCCAACACCGAGCCGCCCATCACCACGCTCTCCCTCAAGCCGCGCCGCATCGGCACGGCCGTGGTCCAGCTCCTCATCGACGCCATCGAGGGGGTCGAGTCGGACCGGCCGGTCGAGCAGGTGATACCGACCGAACTGATCGTGCGTACCTCGTCCCAGCGACGTCCGCCGCGTACGACGGTCAGCCCACCCCGGTCGCCCGAGGAGCGGTAG
- a CDS encoding metallophosphoesterase gives MTQGAGQGPEMERTATLRDFRVPAYVHETGPYAHSTHPGDVAPPLDEAPPEGYTPTQRDLPVINRGDTLQVTVDPAAVPDPQSVDGPGPLFVVGDVHGYLDELVAALQEKGLIDSAGNWCAGTARLWFLGDFTDRGPDGIGVIDLVMRLSAEAAAAGGYCKALMGNHELLLIGAKRFGDTPVNSGAGTATFQAAWLLNGGQKTDMDRLQDHHLQWMSRLDAMEEVDGHLLVHSDTTAYLDYGDSIEAVNDTVRETLTRNDADEVWDLFRKFTKRFSFRDEGGADHVRSLLDTYGGTRIVHGHSPIPYLLGEVGSEEGEDSTGPLIEGPHVYAERLAIAMDGGVTMAGKLLVQQLPLDI, from the coding sequence ATGACTCAGGGGGCCGGTCAGGGACCCGAGATGGAGCGGACGGCGACGTTGCGCGACTTCCGGGTGCCCGCTTACGTCCACGAGACCGGTCCGTACGCCCACAGCACGCACCCGGGCGACGTCGCCCCGCCCCTCGACGAGGCCCCTCCGGAGGGCTACACGCCCACGCAGCGCGACCTGCCCGTGATCAACCGCGGTGACACCCTTCAGGTGACCGTCGACCCCGCGGCCGTGCCGGACCCGCAGTCGGTGGACGGTCCGGGGCCGCTGTTCGTCGTCGGTGACGTGCACGGCTATCTCGACGAGTTGGTGGCCGCCCTCCAGGAGAAGGGCCTCATCGACTCGGCGGGCAACTGGTGCGCGGGCACCGCCCGGCTGTGGTTCCTCGGCGACTTCACCGACCGCGGCCCCGACGGCATCGGCGTCATCGATCTCGTGATGCGACTGTCGGCGGAGGCCGCCGCGGCCGGCGGCTACTGCAAGGCCCTGATGGGCAACCACGAGCTGCTGCTGATCGGCGCCAAGCGGTTCGGCGACACCCCCGTCAACTCCGGCGCGGGCACCGCCACCTTCCAGGCGGCCTGGCTGCTCAACGGCGGCCAGAAGACCGACATGGACCGTCTCCAGGACCACCACCTGCAGTGGATGTCCCGGCTGGACGCCATGGAAGAGGTCGACGGCCACCTGCTCGTGCACTCGGACACCACCGCCTATCTCGACTACGGCGACTCGATCGAGGCGGTCAACGACACCGTCCGCGAGACGCTCACGCGCAACGACGCCGACGAAGTCTGGGACCTGTTCCGCAAGTTCACCAAGCGGTTCTCCTTCCGCGACGAGGGGGGCGCCGACCACGTTCGCTCCCTGCTCGATACGTACGGCGGCACCCGCATCGTTCACGGCCACAGCCCCATTCCGTACCTGCTGGGCGAGGTCGGCTCCGAGGAGGGCGAGGACAGCACCGGGCCCCTGATCGAGGGGCCGCACGTGTACGCCGAGCGCCTCGCCATCGCGATGGACGGCGGCGTGACCATGGCCGGAAAGCTGCTGGTCCAGCAACTTCCCCTGGATATCTGA
- the thiC gene encoding phosphomethylpyrimidine synthase ThiC, which translates to MTIKDARTPASVQDDKSEEAGKSIGWHKAYVEGSRPDLRVPVRQVHLTNGQSVTLYDTSGPYTDPLADTDVRRGLPPLRENWIIGRGDTEEYAGRPVRPEDDGIKHTSPRGGLRNLDAVFPGRPRQPRRSRDGGAVTQLAYARRGEITPEMEYVAIRENVSPEVVREEIAAGRAVLPANVNHPEIEPMIIGKRFLVKVNANIGNSAVTSSIEEEVEKMTWATRWGADTVMDLSTGRNIHTTREWVLRNSPVPIGTVPLYQALEKVDGRAEELTWEIYKDTVIEQAEQGVDYMTVHAGVRLPYVPLTANRKTGIVSRGGSIMAAWCLAHHKESFLYENFEELCEILAAYDVTYSLGDGLRPGSIADANDEAQFAELKTLGELNRIAKRFHVQTMIEGPGHVPMHKIKENIDLQQEICDEAPFYTLGPLTTDVAPAYDHITSGIGAAMIAWWGTAMLCYVTPKEHLGLPNRDDVKTGVITYKIAAHAADLAKGHPGAQEWDDALSDARFEFRWEDQFNLALDPDTAREFHDETLPAEPAKTAHFCSMCGPKFCSMKISQDIRREHGGSRQEIEEGMAQKSKEFAEAGNRVYLPMAD; encoded by the coding sequence ATGACCATCAAGGACGCGCGCACGCCTGCCTCCGTTCAGGACGACAAGTCCGAGGAGGCCGGGAAGTCCATCGGCTGGCACAAGGCGTACGTCGAGGGCTCACGCCCCGATCTGCGGGTGCCGGTCCGCCAGGTGCACCTCACCAACGGGCAGTCGGTCACGCTGTACGACACATCGGGCCCGTACACCGATCCATTGGCCGACACCGACGTCCGCAGGGGTCTGCCCCCGCTGCGGGAGAACTGGATCATCGGCCGCGGGGACACCGAGGAGTACGCGGGCCGTCCCGTCCGTCCGGAGGACGACGGGATCAAGCACACCTCGCCGCGCGGCGGTCTGCGCAACCTCGACGCGGTCTTCCCCGGACGGCCGCGCCAGCCGCGCCGGAGCCGTGACGGTGGGGCGGTCACGCAGCTCGCCTATGCGCGCCGTGGCGAGATCACACCCGAGATGGAGTACGTGGCCATCCGGGAGAACGTTTCTCCGGAAGTGGTCCGCGAGGAGATCGCAGCAGGCCGGGCCGTGCTGCCCGCCAACGTCAACCACCCGGAGATCGAGCCGATGATCATCGGCAAGCGGTTCCTGGTGAAGGTCAACGCCAACATCGGCAACTCCGCGGTCACCTCCTCGATCGAGGAGGAGGTCGAGAAGATGACCTGGGCGACCCGTTGGGGCGCCGACACGGTCATGGACCTGTCGACCGGCCGCAACATCCACACCACCCGCGAGTGGGTGCTGCGCAACTCCCCCGTGCCGATCGGTACCGTGCCGCTCTACCAGGCGCTGGAGAAGGTCGACGGCAGGGCCGAGGAGCTGACCTGGGAGATCTACAAGGACACGGTCATCGAACAGGCCGAGCAGGGCGTGGACTACATGACGGTCCACGCGGGCGTGCGCCTGCCGTATGTGCCGCTCACCGCCAACCGGAAGACCGGCATCGTCTCGCGCGGCGGCTCGATCATGGCGGCGTGGTGCCTGGCGCACCACAAGGAGTCGTTCCTGTACGAGAACTTCGAGGAGCTCTGCGAGATCCTCGCGGCGTACGACGTCACGTACTCGCTCGGCGACGGCCTCAGGCCGGGCTCGATCGCGGATGCCAACGACGAGGCGCAGTTCGCGGAGTTGAAGACGCTCGGGGAACTCAACCGGATCGCGAAGCGTTTCCATGTTCAGACCATGATCGAGGGCCCGGGACATGTCCCGATGCACAAGATCAAGGAGAACATCGACCTTCAGCAGGAGATCTGCGATGAAGCTCCGTTCTATACGCTCGGCCCGCTGACCACGGACGTCGCTCCGGCGTACGACCACATCACCTCCGGCATCGGTGCTGCGATGATCGCCTGGTGGGGCACGGCCATGCTCTGCTACGTCACACCCAAGGAGCACCTGGGCCTGCCCAACCGTGACGACGTCAAGACCGGCGTCATCACCTACAAGATCGCTGCCCACGCGGCCGATCTCGCCAAGGGGCATCCCGGTGCGCAGGAGTGGGACGACGCGCTGTCCGACGCCCGCTTCGAGTTCCGGTGGGAGGACCAGTTCAACCTGGCTCTCGACCCGGACACGGCGCGGGAGTTCCACGACGAGACCCTTCCGGCCGAGCCCGCCAAGACGGCCCACTTCTGCTCCATGTGCGGGCCGAAGTTCTGCTCGATGAAGATCTCCCAGGACATCCGCCGCGAACACGGCGGATCCCGGCAGGAGATCGAAGAGGGCATGGCTCAGAAGTCGAAGGAGTTCGCCGAGGCGGGCAACCGGGTGTACCTGCCGATGGCGGACTGA
- a CDS encoding YibE/F family protein: MQGPGSGGGGGYRRGPGGPHGPGSGGGPHGAGSDGPHDQGPGSGGSPGQGSGPGDGHGSGGGHGHGSGSGGSRDGGSGGDGGGGHAHSHSHAHGPAAPVSQHLRKVIAAILIPFAAAVVVGLAVLWPGGAPPHERTGVGFDRQTQEATVTKVVEVSCKDVGASGVPPTGDTSTAEGSSAVQQENGTCKKATIRVDTGEDKGRTFTEIVQPDQSRQLHEGQDVVVAYEPSAPKDLQYSVTDVNRRIPMALLAGIFALAVVVVGRMRGVMALVALAISFLVLTSFILPAILQGSNPLVVAVVGASAIMLIALYMCHGLSARTSVAVLGTLLSLLLIGLLGSGFIDWAALTGNTDDNTGLIHGLYPSIDMSGLLLAGVIIGSLGVLDDVTVTQTSAVWELHEANPTMGWRGLYRAGIRIGRDHIASVVNTLVLAYAGAALPLLLLFSIAQSSVGTVANSELVAEEIVRTLVGSIGLVASVPVTTALAALVVSADRPEKGVVAAGAQPLPAGVQSAPGQPAQGRGGRGRRRKR, translated from the coding sequence ATGCAGGGGCCCGGGAGCGGGGGCGGCGGGGGATATAGGCGCGGGCCCGGCGGCCCGCACGGTCCCGGATCCGGCGGCGGTCCGCACGGTGCCGGATCTGATGGACCGCACGATCAGGGTCCCGGATCCGGCGGCTCACCAGGGCAGGGGTCCGGCCCGGGTGACGGTCACGGCTCCGGTGGTGGCCATGGCCACGGGTCCGGATCCGGCGGCTCGCGTGACGGCGGTAGCGGCGGCGACGGTGGTGGCGGGCATGCGCACTCCCACAGTCACGCCCACGGTCCCGCGGCGCCCGTCTCCCAGCACCTGCGCAAGGTCATCGCGGCGATCCTGATCCCGTTCGCCGCGGCGGTGGTGGTGGGGCTCGCGGTGCTGTGGCCGGGTGGTGCCCCGCCGCACGAGCGCACGGGAGTCGGCTTCGACCGGCAGACTCAGGAGGCCACGGTCACCAAGGTGGTCGAGGTGAGCTGCAAGGACGTCGGCGCCTCGGGAGTGCCCCCGACCGGCGACACCTCCACCGCCGAGGGTTCCTCCGCGGTGCAGCAGGAGAACGGCACCTGCAAGAAGGCGACGATCCGCGTCGACACGGGCGAGGACAAGGGCCGCACCTTCACGGAGATCGTGCAGCCCGACCAGTCACGGCAGTTGCACGAGGGCCAGGACGTCGTGGTCGCCTACGAGCCCTCCGCACCCAAGGACCTGCAGTACTCGGTCACCGACGTGAACCGCAGGATCCCGATGGCGCTGCTCGCCGGCATCTTCGCGCTCGCCGTCGTGGTGGTGGGCCGGATGCGCGGTGTCATGGCGCTGGTCGCGCTGGCCATCAGCTTCCTGGTGCTGACCTCCTTCATCCTGCCGGCGATCCTGCAGGGCTCGAACCCGCTGGTCGTGGCGGTGGTGGGGGCGAGCGCGATCATGCTGATCGCGCTCTACATGTGCCATGGCCTGTCGGCCCGTACGTCCGTGGCGGTGCTCGGCACGCTGCTCTCGCTGCTGCTGATCGGCCTTCTCGGCTCGGGGTTCATCGACTGGGCCGCGCTCACCGGCAACACGGACGACAACACCGGCCTGATCCACGGGCTGTACCCGTCGATCGACATGAGCGGTCTGCTGCTCGCCGGTGTCATCATCGGTTCGCTCGGCGTCCTCGACGACGTGACGGTCACCCAGACGTCCGCGGTCTGGGAGCTGCACGAGGCCAACCCGACGATGGGCTGGCGCGGGCTGTACCGCGCGGGCATCCGGATCGGCCGCGACCACATCGCGTCCGTCGTCAACACACTGGTGCTCGCCTACGCCGGCGCCGCGCTGCCGTTGCTGCTGCTCTTCTCGATCGCGCAGAGCAGCGTCGGCACGGTCGCCAACAGTGAACTGGTGGCGGAGGAGATCGTGCGCACGCTGGTGGGCTCCATCGGCCTGGTCGCGTCGGTGCCGGTCACCACGGCTCTCGCGGCCCTGGTGGTCTCGGCCGACCGGCCGGAGAAGGGGGTGGTGGCTGCGGGTGCCCAGCCGCTCCCGGCGGGCGTGCAGTCGGCTCCGGGGCAGCCGGCTCAGGGGCGGGGCGGGCGGGGGCGACGCCGGAAGCGGTGA
- a CDS encoding SsgA family sporulation/cell division regulator, translating into MRESVQAEVMMSFLVSEELSFRIPVELRYETCDPYAVRLTFHLPGDAPVTWAFGRELLVDGVGRPCGEGDVRVSPAGSETLGDVLIRLQVGADQALFRSSVAPLVAFLDRTDKLVPLGQEGALADFDAHLDEALDRILAEEQSAG; encoded by the coding sequence ATGCGCGAGTCCGTACAGGCAGAGGTCATGATGAGCTTTCTCGTTTCCGAGGAGCTCTCGTTCCGCATCCCGGTGGAGCTGCGCTACGAGACCTGTGATCCCTATGCCGTACGACTGACCTTCCACCTGCCGGGCGATGCCCCTGTGACCTGGGCCTTCGGCCGCGAGCTGCTGGTCGACGGCGTGGGCAGACCGTGCGGGGAGGGAGACGTACGGGTCTCACCGGCCGGTTCCGAGACGCTGGGCGACGTCCTGATCCGGCTTCAGGTCGGTGCCGACCAGGCGCTGTTCCGCTCCTCGGTGGCGCCCCTCGTGGCCTTCCTCGACCGCACCGACAAGCTGGTGCCGCTCGGGCAGGAAGGCGCGCTCGCCGACTTCGACGCCCACCTTGACGAGGCCCTGGACCGCATCCTGGCGGAGGAGCAGAGCGCGGGTTGA